TAATCGACAGACTTTACAGGGAGGTAGGTTTGAAGAAGTCTGTGGAAGCATCCAGTGACCAATTACTTGCACAAATCTGCTCACAAATTTCGCAGGACGGCCAGTCCACCAGCAAACCCTCCATTGATTTGCAGTCCTATGGGATCAGCGCTCGTCCGGAACCCACAGTAAAGCAGCAAGCTTCTTCCATTTTCGGGGGTGGGTTCCAAACCCAGCCGTTACCACCGTCTGGTCAACCTTCCAGTATCCAGACACTGTTATCTGAAGTAAAACGGTCTCTCGTGAACCTAAAACCTCCTCCTCGGCCACTCATAAGATCACCACCCTTTGTCATCACTCATCGGGATGATGTGTTCCCTGAAGGCGAAACCATTTCGTATGTGTTTCCAGGAGCAGACTCGAAGGAGATCCATCAAGCTTCAAGTTCGAGTGGACCATCTGAGCAGCAGTTATCTAAGAAGGATAGGGCAGCATTGCGTAGGCAACGATTGTTGGAGGAAGCGGAAAGACTCAGAAGGGAAGCTGAACAGGAAGATGATGAAGACGATGATGACGATTGGGATTGCCTCGCAGAAGTGATCAACGGGCCTGCTCACCCCATAAAGGAAAGCGCTGGGGAACAGTTTTGTGCAAGATCCCAGGAGAAACAATCAGAGCAAAAACCCGTTGAACTCGACAAGTATAAAAAACGGCGTTCTGATGATAAGGGATGTAGTGGCGATCAAAGGATAACagaaagagagaaatcccGTGATCGCGATCGTGATCGAAGATACGACGATAAAGCGAAAAGTCATGAGCGAAGATCCGACAGTAGAGGGAAGTCTCATGATCGGAGGTCTtacgaaaaagagaaagattcGAATAAAACTGGAGATTCGAAGAAGTCGGGTAACATGCGAGATGAAGCAGGACTCGACCCCGTTACGGCGGGTCAAAAAATATCACATCAGACGCCGCTTCTTCCCGATGGAAAACCTtccagaaaggaaaaacaggGCGAGAAAGGCGAGAGAAATTCTGCAATGACTGCGGCTAAAGGATCAGCACGACACTCATCTCCCGAGAAGGATAAAAGTGGTGTAAAGCTTAgtaagaaagagagaaaggcGCTTGCTAGAGAGCGAGCTCTTGGGCGATCAATGGGGAAGCCAAATACTTGGCCGCAGCCGGTACCACAACCATTATTGGGGCTATCCCTCGACCCCCCACCAAAGCTAGAACAGCAATTACCACCACAACAAGAGCAGCTTTACCAGCAGCAACCTCCAAACCATTATCACATGAGTAACGAACCTGTTTACCCCCCTGTTTATGCTAATCAGTATTCTACTATGTGCATGAATCAACCACCGCAACAATTTCAAAATCCACAGTATTACCAGCGGCAGCAGTTCATTGGTCAACCATACTATGGTGAACCACAAATGCAACAACAATTTTACGGTCAGCCGccattttattgaaaaaagaaagaaaatgatgaaagtgCGATCTGAATCCGTGTTATATGTTTTTAAGTTGTGGTTGATTTTTGAAAGTCACTCATCTCCGTTTATCGGTGTTAATTTTCTCGTGATCTTATTTTCAAGACGTGTATAGATCAGTAAATATCATTAGAATAGATTAGAAATTTCCCTAAATATGTTTCTCATGGCATACTATTGTTTTTGTCTTTGAATAAAAAGCACTGTTTCTGTATTGTGTTTTGGCTACCGAAGTGTTCGTGTCACAAAATTTCTTGTGATCTCCTCCTCCTGCGACGTGGATTGATATGAAATGGTGAGTTCTCACCATGATTCATGCACACACTATAAACATCAGGGGTGAATATCGCATCCCTCCACATTTGAAATAATACAGGTCTATCTTCCAGTTTTTGTGTTGcaattcctttttctttataatCGTTTCAAATGCAGGAAGATTGCAGCACGTTCACCAGCTTATAGCTAACTACTTTTTGGTCGCATTTCTGAAGCTTTCAAAATCAGAGGTAATCATTCCTGCCCGTTTCGCACGTCCCTATCCGAACGTAAAGGTAGCGACCGTTCTGCAGTATCACTGAAGCCGCTTGCTACCTAATGCAAGTGACCATCTCCAAATCGTGAAGTCGTTACTTCCAATGAAAGGTAATGAAGAACTTGCGTTTTACAAACTAGTAAAGTTATTGTTGAAAGCTTGGAAACAGATTCTCTATTGCTAGATTTTGGAGAAGTTGATTACTTTAACAGGTTTCCATTTCTCTGGTGCTTGTCACAATCGTTTGTGTCGAAGTCATCTTCAGGAATTGCTCCCgaatttcttaaaggcatcaccccaggaatcaggtggtacggacttcaggtagagtattcgtatacgggattgtagattatagagacggggatggttccgtccatttctccttgTATCAGTGAGCATAGCAACATAAGCCGTcctaagaaacagcattctggggtcatccgtttccactgatacaggaagaaatggacggaataaccctcctctccataatctacgatcccgtatacgaatactccacctgaaatccgtaccacctcagtttcgtggggtaatgcctttaatcctTCTCCTGTCTTCAAAGTGAACTTGAGGAGTTGCTGCGAAAAACACCCATCGATGATAAATTATGGACCCTGTACTTGAGAAAGATGTCTTAGAGGAAGGACAAATTACATCCAGTTTTAAAAtcgaaagaaatcaaaaaataacgtgtttcttttttgaattaacgctaaagtaagtaagtaataataaatactttaaaatattttaaaaataataattgaatcTAATAAAACCAAGATTTGAAGGTTCTCAACGAATCTTTTTTAACTGTGTTGTGCGAAATGCAAGGTGGGACATTGTTAACTCAACTCAGAGTGTAGTGCCaacgatggtcccacatcgatcgCAACCGTTCGCTCCACTGCGCCTCTGCGGGCGCAGCCGCCGCAACAGCATCACGATTCAGgtccttttgacccgactacctCACTGGTTAAAGTAGCTGCGCATTTCGCAGATAATTTATCCAATGGTATAGTTGGGGAGGTGTAGCGCACTCGGCAATAGGTTCCACTGTGGCTATAATCGATTGTGGTGGTTCGAGTCCACCCCAGTGTAAACCAgccctttcattcctccgtagtcgataaattggcaccagacttatctgggattATCGAACCACTGACTTGGCATATCGGCTGGCCCCACGAATCATTGTAAAGTTGCATGCGCATTcgaacctcaaacgatgtATGAGTTGAACGTGTAGGCGCATCCCCACGGGATCGGTCGACCGCgtgtactttatcctttatagttGGGTCCAAACGATGTGAAGCCCAGTGCACTTGTATAATCGGCTATACTCGAAGTGGCGCAGTGCTAGTGGTTGACTTCGATGCTATCATATCGGGACGTTGCAACGGCTGCAACCACACTGCGGAGATGAAACAGTCCCATCTTTCTCGCAACTGCCTGCTCTCCCATGGCACTTTGAACGCGTACAAGAAAATCTATCTAATGTCCGGTGCAAATGCGTGAGCGCGTTTGCACCGGACATTAGATAGATTTTCTTGTACGACAAGAAGTTATAGACCTCAGTTCATTTTACCACGAAAATTGCTTTGAATTAATTATAGCAGCATAATGAAGTGTTGGGATCAAAGCCTATAAGATCTGGCTGCTGTAACCGAGGCTACGAAGTGTGGTTATTCAGACATGATGTAGTGAGAGAAAAACCAAGAATGGCGGCGATGAGAGACCCATCTATGAGCTATGTATGATCTGCTTCGAAGATTGCTGTACCGAACTGCAGATCAAACGCCAGGCTCAGCTGTGTCATTAGTTTAGCCATTGCAGAGACGTCTTTACCTGTATCGTCTGGGCCACCATTGTTTATCGATCtgctcgagcgggcgccagtaatacttccatttgtccagATCGCATGCAAGTGTTGCccagtggcatctcttctctGTTTAGCGTCTCTTATTTTCCat
This window of the Necator americanus strain Aroian chromosome III, whole genome shotgun sequence genome carries:
- a CDS encoding hypothetical protein (NECATOR_CHRIII.G12477.T1) is translated as MLAEFDETKRVKRSSSAEPRQDNVYEERIETWALSKQEENAINVSVRERGIERVMLGVTRFAQVKEEIRSSLLRHRWKIRDAKQRRDATGQHLHAIWTNGSITGARSSRSINNGGPDDTGKDVSAMAKLMTQLSLAFDLQFGTAIFEADHT